A single genomic interval of Peribacillus sp. FSL H8-0477 harbors:
- a CDS encoding lipoate--protein ligase family protein: MKNNTWAFIDSGACSPSYNMALDEALLNWHSEGSIPPIIRFYTWEPATLSIGYFQRAEKEINLKEVSERGLGFVRRPTGGRSVLHEHELTYSVIVTEEYPDMPKNVTEAYRVISEGILKGFQNLGMEAYFAVPQTEVEVQALKAPQSAVCFDASSWYELVVEGRKVAGSAQTRQKGVILQHGSILLELEEEKLFSLFNFTNEQDKARMMKKFNDKAVAMNDIADRTISLIEAKAAFKAGFAEGLGVNLVSYQLTAEQDQEVKRLAKEKYESDDWNFMR; the protein is encoded by the coding sequence ATGAAAAACAATACTTGGGCATTTATTGATTCGGGAGCTTGTTCTCCAAGCTACAATATGGCACTTGATGAAGCCCTTCTTAATTGGCATAGTGAGGGCAGTATCCCTCCGATTATTCGGTTTTATACTTGGGAACCGGCGACTTTGTCTATTGGGTATTTTCAGCGTGCTGAGAAAGAAATAAATTTAAAAGAAGTAAGCGAGCGCGGTCTTGGCTTTGTGAGAAGACCGACAGGCGGCAGATCGGTTTTACATGAACATGAGTTAACGTATAGTGTCATCGTGACAGAAGAATATCCCGATATGCCTAAGAATGTTACAGAAGCTTACCGGGTTATTTCTGAAGGAATTTTAAAAGGATTTCAAAATCTAGGGATGGAAGCCTATTTTGCAGTCCCTCAGACCGAGGTAGAAGTACAGGCCTTAAAGGCTCCGCAATCGGCAGTCTGTTTTGATGCTTCAAGCTGGTATGAGCTTGTCGTTGAAGGGCGAAAGGTAGCTGGAAGTGCTCAAACGAGACAAAAAGGCGTCATTCTCCAACATGGCTCGATTTTACTGGAGCTGGAGGAAGAAAAGCTTTTTAGTTTATTTAATTTCACAAACGAGCAAGATAAAGCGCGAATGATGAAGAAGTTTAACGATAAAGCGGTCGCAATGAATGATATTGCCGATAGAACAATATCTCTTATCGAAGCAAAGGCAGCCTTTAAAGCGGGATTTGCTGAAGGTTTGGGCGTGAATCTTGTGTCCTATCAGCTTACCGCGGAGCAGGATCAAGAAGTGAAAAGACTGGCAAAAGAAAAATATGAATCAGATG